From Taeniopygia guttata chromosome 29, bTaeGut7.mat, whole genome shotgun sequence, a single genomic window includes:
- the LOC140680805 gene encoding serine/threonine-protein kinase pim-3-like gives MVAEPQVRQRRAVSERRGGIRRELRPRGTGASRAGRSAAPGLQQQQQQHLPQALIFSSSQPDGTRVPLEVVLMEKVGSGCQNIIQLLDWFELPDSFILVLERPGASRDLLEFLQEQDQGFLCEEQARWLFCQVLEAVRHCTACGVLHRDIKPENLLVDPESGDLKLIDFGCGTFLQERAFTDFAGTRVYSPPEWTWLGCYHGHAATIWSLGVLLYVTVCGSLPFQDDQAIVLGKLFFRRQLSPVVLYIFKLRP, from the exons ATGGTGGCGGAGCCGCAGGtccggcagcgccgggcggtgtccgagcggcgcggggggaTCCGCCGAGAGCTCCGGCCCC ggggcactggggcatcccgggcagggcgcagcgcagccccaggcctgcagcagcagcagcagcagcacctgccgcaggcactgattttctcctcctcacagcccgacggcacccgcgtgcccttggaggtggtgctgatggagaaggtgggctctggctgccagaacatcatccagctgctcgactggtttgagctgccgGATAGCTTCATCCTGGTGCTGGAGCGTCCGGGGGCATCACGGGATCTCCTGgagttcctgcaggagcaggaccaggggttcctgtgcgaggagcaggcgcgctggcttttctgccaggtgctggaggccgtgcggcactgcaccgcctgcggcgtcctgcaccgggacatcaagccggagaacctcctcgtggacccggagagcggcgacctgaagctcatcgacttcggttgcggcaccttcctccaggagcgggccttcaCGGActttgccg gaacgcgcgtgtacagcccgcccgagtggacCTGGCTGGGTTgctaccacggccacgcggccaccatctggtccctgggcgtgcTGCTGTACGTCAcggtctgcggcagcctccccttccaggacgaccAAGCCATCGTGCTGGGGAAGCTCTTCTTCCGGCggcagctctctccag TGGTACTTTATATCTTCAAGCTCAGGCCGTAG